The Pseudoxanthomonas sp. genome segment CCCTTCAGCGTCAGGTGGCGGGCGTTCGACAACGTGCGCAGCACCTGCTCGCCGTAGCGCGGCGGGGTGACCGGGTCCAGTTCGCCCGAGGTGATCAGCGTGGGGATGTCGGAGGTCCACGCGGTGTGGAAGTCGGCCGGCCGCTTGCCGGTGGGCCACGCCGTGCATTGCGTCTTCAGCGTATCGCCGAGCAGGCTGCCCAGCACGGTGTCGGCGTCGGCGGGATCGGCCTTCAGCAGGTCCGCGTCCTCGGCGCAGATCACCGACAGCTGCATGCCATGCATGAACTGGTCGCCGACCTGGCTTTCCAGCAGCTTCGACAGCGACATCAGCGAGCCGTAGCGGCCCTGTTGCGCTTCGTTCAATACCAGCGGCAGCAGGGCGGCGCCCTGCGGCACGTACGAATACATGCGGGTGATGCCCGCGACCGTCGCGGCGGTGACCTCGCCGGTGACCAGCTCGCCGGTCGACGGATCGCGGTACTCGGTGCTCACCGGTGCCGCGGCCAACCGCGTCATCAAGGTGCGCAACTGGCCGCGCAGGTCGTCGCCGAAACGCTGCCTGCAGGTCGGCGTGGCCTGGCAGCGCTGGAACTGCAGCGCCAGCGCCGCGTCCAGGTTGCGGGCGTGCTCGCTGCCCAGCACCAGCTCGTTCGGCACCACGCCATCGATCACCACACTGCGCGTGCGGTCGGGGTGGCGCATCGCGTACTGCTGCGCCACGCGCGTGCCGTACGAGCCGCCGACCAGGTTGATCTTCGCCGCACCCAGCGCCTTGCGCACGCTGTCCAGGTCGCGGACGGCGTCGGTGGTGGTGTAGAAGCGCGGATCGGCCTGCAGCGACGCCGCGCAGTCGCGGGCGAAGGCGGCCGCCGCCGCTTCGCTCATGTCGTCCGGATCGGTGT includes the following:
- a CDS encoding alpha/beta fold hydrolase — its product is MALLHRSLALALGATLLAGCSGSATGPDQQAVRHYGDIAFTPCTLTAPHLTTTVEAQCATYEVAEDPAKPEGRKVALNIAWLPATNEGAATDDPVFFLAGGPGQSAVQVWPSIDAAFRDVRKSRHIVLVDQRGTGKSNPLACKDGEGRNAYTDPDDMSEAAAAAFARDCAASLQADPRFYTTTDAVRDLDSVRKALGAAKINLVGGSYGTRVAQQYAMRHPDRTRSVVIDGVVPNELVLGSEHARNLDAALALQFQRCQATPTCRQRFGDDLRGQLRTLMTRLAAAPVSTEYRDPSTGELVTGEVTAATVAGITRMYSYVPQGAALLPLVLNEAQQGRYGSLMSLSKLLESQVGDQFMHGMQLSVICAEDADLLKADPADADTVLGSLLGDTLKTQCTAWPTGKRPADFHTAWTSDIPTLITSGELDPVTPPRYGEQVLRTLSNARHLTLKGQGHGTFAVGCMPKLLGRFLETANAKDLDATCLDSLDYVPPFTSFNGWEP